The following are from one region of the Myotis daubentonii chromosome 2, mMyoDau2.1, whole genome shotgun sequence genome:
- the LOC132228021 gene encoding WASH complex subunit 3-like, giving the protein MDEDRLPLMGSGIDLTKVPAIQQKRTVAFLNQFVVHTVQFLNRFSTACEEKLADLALRIQQIETTLNILDAKLSSIPGLDDVTVEVSPVSVTGVTNETTSEPSQQNSLQESGPQESEVTAENILTVAKDPRYARYLKMVQVGVPVMAIRNKMISEGLNPDLLERPDAPVPDGEGEKNAEESSDSEYSFSD; this is encoded by the coding sequence ATGGATGAGGACAGGCTTCCTCTCATGGGGTCAGGCATTGACCTGACCAAGGTGCCAGCTATTCAACAGAAAAGAACGGTGGCATTTCTAAACCAGTTTGTGGTGCACACTGTACAGTTCCTCAACCGCTTCTCCACAGCCTGTGAGGAGAAGCTGGCAGACCTTGCTCTTCGTATCCAGCAAATTGAAACAACTCTCAATATTTTAGATGCAAAGTTGTCATCTATCCCAGGCCTAGATGATGTCACAGTTGAAGTCTCCCCTGTAAGTGTCACTGGAGTCACAAATGAAACCACTTCAGAGCCATCACAGCAGAACAGTTTACAAGAATCTGGACCACAGGAAAGTGAAGTAACAGCAGAAAATATCTTAACTGTAGCCAAGGATCCAAGATATGCCAGATATCTCAAAATGGTTCAGGTGGGTGTCCCAGTGATGGcaataagaaacaaaatgataTCAGAAGGACTAAACCCAGATCTTCTCGAGAGGCCAGATGCTCCAGTGCCTGATGGCGAAGGTGAAAAAAATGCAGAAGAAAGTTCAGATAGTGAATACTCTTTTAGTGACTAA